TCCCTTTACAATCCCATCAATTTTAAGTTCATAATAATAAATTCCACTATTTAAACTTGAAGCATTGAATGTAGCTGAATGCATTCCTGCGTTCACTAATCCATTCACAACTCTACTAACAAATTGCCCATTAGAGTTATAAATATTTATTTCTACATTTTTCATATCTTTAAGAAGATAGCT
This Candidatus Delongbacteria bacterium DNA region includes the following protein-coding sequences:
- a CDS encoding T9SS type A sorting domain-containing protein, with translation DTELHNDGYPFLGWHDTSINNEQLTIDNYKLGQNYPNPFNRATNISYLLKDMKNVEINIYNSNGQFVSRVVNGLVNAGMHSATFNASSLNSGIYYYELKIDGIVKGAKKMLYLK